One stretch of Saccharomonospora xinjiangensis XJ-54 DNA includes these proteins:
- a CDS encoding helix-turn-helix transcriptional regulator, with the protein MLCDLLAADSVVYQAEDLRTGKVSRVEFHRPCSVGADDSAEGACQGHGLRAHLATLPVEPFPGFRVTMVFARRAHPFTDVEQHVCELLGEPLASVLRRLHSGRLVTPDLRDGTLTLREQEIVRLVALGRTNVAIGHELALSPRTVAKHLEHIYRKLRVGGRAEAVARALE; encoded by the coding sequence ATGCTGTGCGACCTCCTGGCGGCCGATTCGGTCGTCTATCAGGCCGAGGACCTCCGCACCGGCAAGGTCAGCCGGGTCGAGTTCCACCGGCCGTGTTCCGTCGGCGCCGACGACTCCGCCGAGGGCGCCTGCCAGGGCCACGGCTTGCGGGCGCACCTCGCGACACTGCCCGTCGAGCCGTTCCCCGGTTTTCGCGTGACCATGGTCTTCGCGCGCCGCGCACATCCCTTCACCGATGTCGAGCAGCACGTGTGCGAGCTGCTGGGGGAACCGCTCGCATCGGTACTGCGACGGCTGCACTCCGGCCGCCTCGTCACCCCTGACCTCCGGGACGGCACGTTGACCCTGCGCGAACAGGAAATCGTCCGCCTGGTCGCCCTCGGGCGAACCAACGTCGCGATCGGCCACGAACTCGCGCTCAGCCCGCGCACCGTGGCGAAACACCTCGAACACATCTACCGCAAACTGCGAGTCGGCGGCAGGGCCGAGGCGGTCGCCCGTGCTCTTGAATGA
- a CDS encoding DUF1059 domain-containing protein, whose translation MTRKYVDCRETPSVSGCTLAMSGEEEELVRAAVNHAVDVHGHTDSEELREGVRRDLKDAPVAGMRQGAFVQLIEFSTDRIDEVERLAREWAEEMGADRTARWALVGTDLDRPGTYVEIVEFPDHDSAMDNSANPKTTRFAENLRALCSGEPRFVNLEVRGTTDFAS comes from the coding sequence ATGACGCGCAAGTATGTGGACTGCCGGGAGACACCGAGCGTGTCCGGATGCACGCTGGCGATGAGCGGCGAGGAGGAGGAACTGGTGCGCGCGGCGGTGAACCACGCCGTTGACGTGCACGGGCACACCGACAGCGAGGAGCTGCGGGAGGGCGTCCGCAGGGATCTCAAGGACGCGCCCGTGGCGGGAATGAGGCAGGGCGCCTTCGTCCAGTTGATCGAGTTCAGCACCGACCGGATCGACGAGGTCGAACGGCTGGCGCGGGAGTGGGCCGAGGAGATGGGAGCGGATCGCACCGCGCGGTGGGCGCTGGTCGGAACGGATCTCGATCGGCCTGGCACCTATGTGGAGATCGTGGAGTTTCCCGACCACGACTCGGCGATGGACAACTCGGCCAATCCGAAGACCACGCGGTTCGCCGAGAACCTGCGCGCGCTGTGCTCCGGTGAACCCCGGTTCGTGAATCTGGAGGTGCGCGGCACGACCGACTTCGCCTCCTGA
- a CDS encoding multicopper oxidase domain-containing protein produces MTGRQVRFPLSGQVSRRSMLAGAAAGVVAPVTATVLGGGTASAAPRDRGKPGDGLLRRVTVYAEELPSGLYGYGLQPGKATVPGPVLEIWEGDTLEIELVNNTDRRLSIHPHGVNYETTSDGSPLNDSFNEPGETRTYVWSTRAPSEGPGGFWLPGSAGYWHYHDHALGGEHGTEGIAKGLYGALVVRREGDPLPDRQFTVVFNDMTINNKVAPHVPVFEANLGERVEFIAIGHGNNFHTFHLHAHRWAENRTGYLQGPDDPSRVIDTRDLNPGDSFGFQVIAGDGVGPGAWMYHCHVQFHSDGGMAGVFLVRNADGSMPEGAQEALDRYHQHSGGH; encoded by the coding sequence ATGACTGGTAGGCAGGTTCGCTTCCCTCTCTCCGGACAGGTGTCCCGTCGTTCGATGCTCGCCGGCGCGGCGGCAGGCGTGGTGGCACCCGTGACAGCCACGGTGCTGGGCGGCGGCACCGCCTCAGCGGCACCCCGCGACAGGGGAAAGCCCGGTGACGGCCTGCTCCGGCGGGTCACCGTCTACGCGGAAGAACTTCCCAGCGGCCTCTACGGTTACGGCCTGCAACCAGGCAAGGCGACGGTCCCAGGCCCGGTGCTGGAAATCTGGGAGGGCGACACCCTCGAAATCGAGTTGGTGAACAACACCGACCGGCGGTTGTCGATCCATCCCCACGGCGTGAACTACGAGACCACCTCCGACGGCAGCCCGCTCAACGACTCGTTCAACGAGCCGGGCGAGACCCGGACGTACGTGTGGAGCACCCGCGCGCCGTCGGAGGGCCCCGGCGGTTTCTGGCTGCCGGGCAGCGCGGGTTACTGGCACTACCACGATCACGCGCTCGGCGGGGAGCACGGCACCGAGGGCATCGCCAAGGGGCTCTACGGCGCGCTCGTCGTGCGGCGTGAGGGCGACCCGCTGCCCGACCGCCAGTTCACGGTCGTGTTCAACGACATGACGATCAACAACAAGGTCGCGCCCCACGTCCCCGTGTTCGAGGCCAACCTCGGTGAGCGCGTCGAGTTCATCGCCATCGGGCACGGCAACAACTTTCACACCTTCCACTTGCACGCCCACCGCTGGGCCGAGAACCGCACCGGCTACCTCCAGGGACCCGACGACCCGAGCAGGGTCATCGACACCCGCGACCTCAACCCAGGCGACTCGTTCGGGTTCCAGGTGATCGCGGGCGACGGGGTCGGCCCCGGAGCCTGGATGTACCACTGCCACGTGCAGTTCCACTCCGACGGCGGGATGGCGGGTGTCTTCCTGGTCCGCAACGCCGACGGCAGCATGCCGGAGGGCGCTCAGGAAGCGCTCGACCGATACCACCAGCACAGCGGCGGTCACTGA
- a CDS encoding class I SAM-dependent methyltransferase, protein MSTNPTTSPTRIESEANVDAERLEELVHQVVGDVGAAMTVPLALIGDRLGLFTELAKGGSMNAEQLAERTGLVERYVREWLLAMATAGYVTYDTGSDGSPDPALARYRMSPEQAEAFTDPDSPAYVAGAFQNLTAATRIIDRLTEAFRTGQGVGWHEHHEDLFLGTERFFRPSYLANLTSTWIPALPGIEDKLRTGARVADVGCGLGASTIIMATEYPKSTFVGIDYHAPSIVLAQHRAADAGVTDRVTFRTAGAADLDGTFDLITFFDCLHDMPDPLAALRAARSALAEDGAVMLVEPMSWDSVEETLNPLGRLLAGASVWICLPSGLSDEPAYGLGNQAGPARTCALGREAGFGIAREAVATDFNRVYELRL, encoded by the coding sequence ATGAGCACGAATCCAACGACTTCGCCCACCCGGATCGAGTCCGAGGCGAATGTCGATGCCGAGCGCCTTGAGGAACTCGTCCACCAGGTGGTCGGCGACGTGGGAGCCGCCATGACCGTGCCTCTCGCGCTGATCGGCGACAGGCTGGGCCTGTTCACGGAGCTCGCGAAGGGCGGTTCGATGAACGCGGAGCAGCTCGCCGAGCGGACGGGACTGGTCGAACGCTACGTGCGGGAGTGGCTGCTCGCCATGGCCACCGCGGGCTACGTCACCTACGACACCGGCTCGGACGGCTCGCCCGACCCCGCGCTGGCGCGGTACCGCATGTCGCCGGAACAGGCGGAGGCGTTCACTGATCCGGACAGCCCCGCATACGTGGCAGGCGCGTTCCAGAACCTCACCGCGGCGACCCGCATCATCGACCGGCTGACGGAGGCGTTCCGCACGGGGCAGGGTGTCGGCTGGCACGAGCACCACGAGGACCTCTTCCTCGGCACGGAGCGGTTCTTCCGGCCGAGCTACCTCGCCAACCTGACCTCGACGTGGATTCCGGCGTTGCCGGGCATCGAGGACAAGCTGAGAACGGGAGCGCGCGTCGCGGACGTGGGCTGCGGCCTCGGTGCTTCGACGATCATCATGGCGACGGAGTACCCGAAGAGCACCTTCGTGGGCATCGACTACCACGCGCCGTCGATCGTGCTGGCACAGCACAGGGCGGCCGACGCGGGTGTGACCGACCGGGTCACGTTCCGCACAGCGGGCGCCGCCGACCTGGACGGCACCTTCGACCTCATCACCTTCTTCGACTGCCTGCACGACATGCCGGACCCGCTCGCGGCGTTGCGGGCCGCGCGCTCGGCACTCGCCGAGGACGGCGCCGTGATGCTGGTGGAGCCCATGAGCTGGGACAGCGTCGAGGAGACGCTGAACCCGCTGGGACGGTTGCTGGCGGGCGCGTCGGTGTGGATCTGCCTGCCGAGCGGATTGTCGGACGAACCCGCCTACGGTCTCGGAAACCAGGCCGGACCGGCGAGGACGTGCGCGCTCGGTCGTGAAGCGGGGTTCGGCATCGCCCGCGAGGCGGTGGCCACGGATTTCAACCGCGTGTACGAGTTGCGGCTGTGA
- a CDS encoding VOC family protein, producing MKHTATCLWFPTDADNAVRFYNTVFPDLSVGDVSHGADGSALVVEFTLRGQRFLALNGGPTYTLSPAVSIYVPCPDQSEVDRLWAALSDGGTELSCGWLTDAYGLTWQIVPEELPALLTDPDPARAERARQAMMPMRKLDIGVIRDAAAQT from the coding sequence GTGAAACACACCGCGACCTGCCTGTGGTTCCCCACCGATGCGGACAACGCCGTGCGGTTCTACAACACGGTGTTCCCCGACCTGAGCGTCGGTGACGTCTCGCACGGAGCGGACGGCTCGGCTCTGGTCGTCGAGTTCACGCTTCGCGGACAGCGCTTCCTCGCGCTGAACGGCGGGCCCACCTACACGCTGTCCCCCGCTGTGTCGATCTATGTGCCCTGCCCCGATCAGTCCGAGGTCGATCGCTTGTGGGCCGCTCTGAGCGACGGCGGCACAGAACTGAGCTGCGGTTGGCTTACCGATGCCTACGGTTTGACGTGGCAGATCGTGCCGGAGGAGCTGCCCGCACTGCTCACCGATCCCGACCCGGCCCGTGCCGAACGCGCACGCCAGGCGATGATGCCGATGCGCAAGCTCGACATCGGGGTGATCCGGGACGCTGCCGCGCAGACGTGA
- a CDS encoding alpha/beta fold hydrolase produces the protein MSGLTRLRTALGFPPVHDQGQWEPIIAATSSTTSRTGSTGTLPYLVSGSGEPLLYLPGLTTTHRLPTGTDRVFQLSQIAPYTREREVWWVNRRTGIGDGVTLSGLARDYAAFVADRLDPPVDVLGLSTGGSVALWLAAEHPDLVRRLVIVSAAHRLSPLGRAAQRVTAESARCGRTRISSCAMFVPLGSTPRSRSLLGALGFVLGPVPSGRGDDDMVATLEAEDVADVEGRLGDITAPTLLVAGDHDGYFDRSQYEHTASTIPDCELVLLPGKGHLPTHVPVVSAPVLEFLADRHRR, from the coding sequence ATGAGTGGGCTCACGAGACTGCGGACCGCACTGGGGTTTCCACCGGTCCACGATCAAGGGCAGTGGGAGCCGATCATCGCAGCGACGTCCTCGACGACATCGAGGACGGGGAGCACAGGAACGCTGCCATACCTGGTGTCGGGATCGGGTGAACCGCTGCTCTACCTGCCCGGCCTCACCACGACACACCGGCTGCCGACGGGCACCGACAGGGTGTTCCAGCTGTCCCAGATCGCGCCCTACACCCGCGAGCGCGAGGTGTGGTGGGTCAACCGCAGGACCGGTATCGGCGACGGGGTCACGTTGTCCGGCCTTGCCCGCGACTACGCCGCGTTCGTCGCAGACCGGCTCGATCCCCCCGTGGACGTTCTCGGTCTTTCCACGGGAGGGTCGGTGGCGCTGTGGCTGGCCGCCGAGCACCCGGATCTCGTGCGCCGGTTGGTGATCGTCTCGGCCGCCCACCGCCTTTCCCCCCTCGGCAGAGCGGCACAGCGGGTGACGGCCGAATCCGCCCGCTGCGGGAGGACCCGGATCTCAAGCTGCGCGATGTTCGTGCCGCTGGGATCCACCCCGCGTTCCCGCTCGCTTCTCGGGGCGCTGGGCTTCGTTCTCGGCCCGGTGCCGTCAGGCCGGGGCGACGACGACATGGTCGCCACGCTGGAGGCCGAGGACGTCGCCGACGTGGAAGGGCGGCTCGGTGACATCACGGCGCCCACACTGCTGGTGGCAGGCGACCACGACGGCTACTTCGACCGGTCGCAGTACGAGCACACTGCCTCCACGATCCCGGACTGCGAACTCGTGCTCCTGCCCGGCAAGGGCCACCTCCCCACCCACGTGCCTGTGGTGAGCGCGCCCGTGCTGGAGTTCCTCGCCGACCGGCACCGCCGATGA
- a CDS encoding GAF domain-containing protein yields the protein MPSSAETGGREQGTLRSTPATRQLAGLKLDELLAGVQARLTEISRTSDRLQSLLDAVLAVSAQLEFDTTLRRTVRAALDLVEARSGVLTVVNPEGGPPERVAMTLDSDSESGSGSGESDSGTEGGDAAGTVVDVPRARAPESRTALAVPVRVREETVGTLYVRDRRGGGEFSADDEIVLRSLAVSAGAAVENARLFEQTRVRGRWLEAVAAVNSELLAGASPARSLQRLADVAAELSGSLATVVLLDEGGALAVGAVSGPVSGLSVGEVISASGVLTDVLRTVEPTVLDELSRADTPLPSAFAEEFGPAVVAPLRSAEGVKGVLLALRERGASGFSRPEMSLVSSFAAQATLALRFADKQEGERAIALLADRDRIAQDLHDHVIQRLFAVGMSLQGVVGDVGDAYAAGRIRDAVRRLDQTVREIRTSIFNLHSLGTSASNSLRRRLLDIASSPPDGSPAPSIRIGGAVDTLVPEPLGRDIECVVREGIARLTRRRTGHGGIPEIVLDIDVGDTVTVEVTVGGVTAPPEGGPWLDEIRRRARAHGGEADVHSARGAVRLIWAVPLPEVATTSP from the coding sequence ATGCCTAGCAGTGCCGAAACGGGAGGCCGGGAGCAGGGCACATTGCGGTCCACTCCGGCCACCCGGCAGTTGGCCGGGCTCAAACTCGACGAACTCCTCGCCGGTGTGCAGGCTCGGCTCACCGAGATCTCTCGCACGAGCGACCGGCTCCAGTCGTTGCTCGACGCGGTGCTGGCGGTCAGCGCGCAACTCGAATTCGACACCACACTGCGGCGCACGGTCAGGGCCGCGCTCGATCTGGTGGAGGCTCGCAGCGGGGTGCTGACGGTGGTCAACCCCGAGGGCGGTCCTCCTGAACGGGTCGCCATGACCCTGGACTCCGACTCCGAGTCCGGCTCCGGCTCCGGCGAGAGCGACTCCGGCACCGAAGGCGGCGACGCGGCGGGCACCGTCGTGGACGTGCCGCGAGCCCGTGCTCCCGAATCGCGGACGGCGCTCGCCGTGCCCGTACGGGTGCGGGAGGAGACCGTCGGCACCCTCTACGTCCGCGACCGGCGTGGCGGTGGGGAGTTCAGCGCCGACGACGAGATCGTGTTGCGGTCGCTCGCGGTGTCGGCCGGAGCCGCGGTCGAGAATGCCCGGCTCTTCGAACAGACCCGCGTGCGGGGCCGATGGCTGGAGGCCGTGGCGGCGGTGAACTCGGAACTGCTCGCAGGTGCCTCGCCCGCCAGGTCACTGCAACGGCTCGCGGACGTGGCAGCGGAGTTGTCGGGGTCCCTGGCGACGGTGGTGTTACTCGACGAGGGCGGTGCGCTGGCGGTGGGGGCCGTGTCCGGGCCGGTGTCCGGGCTCTCGGTGGGGGAGGTGATCTCCGCCTCGGGTGTGCTCACCGATGTGCTGCGCACGGTGGAGCCCACCGTTCTCGACGAACTCAGCCGCGCGGACACGCCACTGCCTTCCGCGTTCGCCGAGGAGTTCGGGCCCGCTGTGGTGGCGCCATTGCGCAGTGCGGAAGGCGTCAAGGGGGTGCTGCTGGCACTGCGGGAGCGCGGCGCCTCCGGTTTCTCGCGGCCCGAGATGTCACTTGTGAGTTCGTTCGCCGCGCAGGCCACGCTGGCGTTGCGCTTCGCGGACAAGCAGGAGGGCGAACGCGCCATCGCGTTGCTCGCCGACCGCGACCGCATCGCGCAGGACCTGCACGATCACGTCATCCAGCGCCTCTTCGCCGTGGGCATGAGCCTGCAGGGAGTGGTGGGGGACGTGGGCGACGCCTACGCGGCCGGCCGCATCCGCGACGCGGTGCGCAGGCTCGACCAGACGGTGCGCGAGATCCGCACCTCCATCTTCAACCTGCATTCGCTGGGCACCTCGGCGAGCAACAGCCTCCGCCGCAGGCTCCTCGACATCGCGTCCTCTCCGCCGGACGGTTCTCCCGCTCCGTCGATCCGCATCGGGGGAGCCGTTGACACGCTCGTGCCCGAACCGCTCGGCCGTGACATCGAGTGTGTCGTCAGGGAGGGCATCGCGCGGCTCACGCGGCGAAGGACCGGCCACGGCGGCATTCCGGAGATCGTTCTGGACATCGACGTCGGCGACACGGTGACCGTCGAGGTGACCGTCGGCGGCGTGACCGCGCCACCGGAAGGCGGGCCGTGGCTGGACGAGATCCGCCGCCGCGCCCGCGCCCACGGCGGCGAAGCGGACGTGCACAGCGCACGCGGCGCCGTCCGGTTGATCTGGGCCGTGCCCTTGCCGGAGGTCGCCACCACATCGCCGTAG
- a CDS encoding MEDS domain-containing protein, with protein sequence MRWTSTLATPGWVGQGWHDHACWFHTGRQSWCDVLVPFFTEAILRGEAMLYVSDKSVEELTEDLETLPGRDALLLTGQLRFLPVEPVRGMTGGQAVADQLGTLRSAAADAVEAGYARVRIAADSAHPVQGRADAVRFVHSELLIDEVVARTPVALLCGYDGRYLDRRAAAALAFVHPVRQHAAFGAGSGLYAEPDATDFWHVYGELDLASRDVFEIALDALPVHGDVHMKLHELAFIDVGGVHALADFAERISPRRLVLHDPPTALRRIVELSRADFPAMRRVVAEV encoded by the coding sequence ATGCGCTGGACGAGCACACTCGCCACACCCGGGTGGGTGGGGCAGGGCTGGCACGATCACGCCTGCTGGTTCCACACGGGCAGGCAGAGCTGGTGCGATGTGCTCGTGCCGTTCTTCACCGAAGCGATTCTGCGTGGGGAGGCCATGCTCTACGTCTCGGACAAGAGTGTGGAAGAGCTGACCGAGGACCTGGAAACGCTGCCGGGACGTGACGCGCTGCTGCTGACGGGCCAGCTTCGGTTCCTGCCGGTGGAGCCGGTCAGGGGCATGACGGGTGGCCAGGCCGTCGCCGACCAGCTCGGCACCCTCCGCAGCGCCGCCGCCGATGCCGTCGAAGCGGGCTACGCGCGTGTTCGTATCGCCGCCGATTCCGCGCACCCCGTCCAGGGCAGGGCCGACGCCGTCCGGTTCGTGCATTCCGAGCTGCTGATCGACGAAGTCGTCGCTCGGACGCCGGTGGCGCTGCTGTGCGGTTACGACGGCCGCTACCTCGACCGGCGCGCGGCGGCGGCGCTCGCTTTCGTGCATCCGGTGCGCCAGCACGCGGCGTTCGGGGCGGGCTCCGGCCTATACGCCGAACCCGATGCCACCGACTTTTGGCACGTCTACGGTGAACTCGATCTCGCCTCGCGCGACGTGTTCGAGATCGCGCTCGACGCGCTCCCCGTGCACGGCGACGTGCATATGAAGCTGCACGAGCTCGCCTTCATCGATGTGGGCGGTGTGCACGCCCTCGCCGACTTCGCCGAGCGCATCTCACCGCGCAGGCTGGTACTGCACGATCCGCCGACCGCCCTCCGGCGCATCGTCGAACTCTCGCGCGCCGATTTTCCGGCGATGCGCAGGGTCGTCGCGGAGGTCTGA